The following proteins come from a genomic window of Miscanthus floridulus cultivar M001 chromosome 2, ASM1932011v1, whole genome shotgun sequence:
- the LOC136538763 gene encoding uncharacterized protein, whose translation MASLTVSTATAAAGGNKNKERDGAEVITGAEACFAHSKEMLKSLGFPGGVMPLRGLEECGWVRETGFVWMRQKAPYEHYFSGTGTRVRYDAEVTAYVEDGRMKRMTGVRSKQVMLWVPIVEMSLDGEMRDKIYFKSNVGIGRSFPASAFPDEEEEAKPKNKGEEKKENVDDKAAADDAASK comes from the coding sequence ATGGCTTCCCTCACCGTGTCCACGGCGaccgcggcggccggcggcaaCAAGAACAAGGAGCGCGATGGCGCTGAGGTCATCACGGGCGCGGAGGCCTGCTTCGCGCACTCCAAGGAGATGCTCAAGTCGCTGGGCTTCCCCGGCGGCGTGATGCCGCTGCGGGGGCTGGAGGAGTGCGGGTGGGTGCGCGAGACCGGGTTCGTGTGGATGCGGCAGAAGGCCCCCTACGAGCACTACTTCAGCGGCACGGGCACGCGGGTGCGCTACGACGCCGAGGTCACCGCGTACGTGGAGGACGGGCGGATGAAGCGCATGACCGGGGTGCGCAGCAAGCAGGTCATGCTCTGGGTGCCCATCGTCGAGATGAGCCTCGACGGCGAGATGCGCGACAAGATCTACTTCAAGTCCAATGTCGGGATCGGCCGCTCGTTCCCCGCCTCCGCCTTCccggacgaggaagaggaagctAAGCCCAAGAACAAaggggaggagaagaaggagaacgTCGACGACAAGGCAGCCGCCGACGATGCCGCCAGCAAGTGA